A window of Candidatus Methanomethylicota archaeon contains these coding sequences:
- a CDS encoding PaREP1 family protein, with translation MVAAGRFELVRRLLAEAEEYLARGDAVQSSEKLYKVAEECVKALSASLALPEAKEAEVKGRWTVA, from the coding sequence GTTGCCGCTGGGAGGTTTGAGCTGGTTAGGCGTTTGCTTGCCGAGGCTGAAGAGTACCTGGCTAGAGGGGATGCCGTCCAGTCTTCTGAGAAGCTTTACAAGGTTGCTGAGGAGTGCGTTAAAGCGCTGTCTGCGAGCTTGGCTCTCCCCGAGGCGAAGGAAGCCGAGGTGAAGGGGAGGTGGACGGTTGCTC